A stretch of the Mycobacteroides immunogenum genome encodes the following:
- a CDS encoding TIGR02234 family membrane protein yields the protein MSDPAPPSPGRRQLLAGAGLLVVAAGGLWVASKCTWVRLHSFDGLGEPKTLLVSGAQWSAALVPLAVALMAAAIATLAVRGWALRVLAVLVAVIGAAAAYLGISLWTVRDMGLRAAEVKNVAVSTLVGADRISGGASIALIAAIVSVLAAITLLRGARGASASKYQTPAARRSEAVNPADKKQSERVMWDSLDDGHDPTVGPAQL from the coding sequence ATGTCTGACCCCGCCCCGCCGAGTCCGGGGCGCAGGCAATTACTCGCGGGTGCCGGGCTGCTCGTGGTCGCGGCGGGTGGGCTGTGGGTGGCCTCGAAGTGCACCTGGGTCCGGTTGCATTCCTTCGACGGACTCGGTGAACCGAAAACACTGCTGGTTTCCGGTGCCCAGTGGTCCGCGGCGCTGGTGCCGCTGGCCGTCGCGTTGATGGCCGCGGCCATCGCCACCCTCGCGGTCCGCGGCTGGGCGCTGCGTGTCTTGGCCGTACTGGTGGCGGTCATCGGCGCCGCCGCGGCTTACCTCGGCATCAGTTTGTGGACGGTTCGCGATATGGGCCTGCGGGCCGCTGAGGTCAAGAATGTCGCGGTATCGACCCTCGTCGGAGCCGACCGGATCTCGGGCGGCGCCAGCATCGCACTGATCGCCGCCATTGTGTCGGTGCTGGCCGCCATCACGCTGCTGCGGGGCGCGCGGGGCGCATCGGCCTCCAAGTACCAGACCCCGGCGGCACGACGATCTGAGGCCGTGAATCCCGCCGACAAGAAGCAGAGCGAGCGGGTGATGTGGGACAGCCTCGATGACGGGCACGACCCGACCGTCGGTCCCGCCCAGCTGTAG
- a CDS encoding anthranilate synthase component I — protein sequence MHSTVGGAATTTREEFNALAAVHRVVPVTRKVLADSETPLSAYRKLGANRPGTFLLESAENGRSWSRWSFIGAGSPSALTVRDGHAAWLGATPEGAPVGGDPLDALRATMDLLAGESLAGLPPLSGGMVGFLAYDIVRRLEKLPELATDDLGLPDLLLLLATDMAAVDHHEGTITLIANAVNWDDTPERVAEAYDGAVARLDVMTAALSQPLPSTVAHFDRPAPTYRSQRTVQEYSAIVDKLVGDIEAGEAFQVVPSMRFEMETDVDPLEVYRILRVTNPSPYMYLLHAPDSAGGTAFSIVGSSPEALVTVKDGVATTHPIAGTRWRGATDEEDILLAKDLLADEKELSEHLMLVDLGRNDLGRVCTPGTVKVSDYSHIERYSHVMHLVSTVSGSLADGKTALDAITACFPAGTLSGAPKVRAMELIEEVELTRRGLYGGVLGYLDFAGNADFAIAIRTALFKDGRAYVQAGGGVVADSTGEYEYNEARNKATAVLNAIAAAETLTGAADV from the coding sequence ATGCATAGCACCGTCGGCGGCGCCGCCACCACGACCAGGGAGGAATTCAACGCCCTGGCGGCGGTGCACCGGGTTGTACCGGTGACTCGAAAGGTATTGGCGGACAGTGAGACTCCGTTGTCCGCGTATCGGAAACTGGGCGCGAACCGGCCGGGCACCTTCCTGCTCGAGTCGGCCGAGAACGGCCGTTCCTGGTCACGGTGGTCTTTCATCGGTGCGGGATCGCCGTCGGCGCTGACGGTGCGCGACGGTCATGCGGCATGGTTGGGCGCAACGCCGGAGGGCGCTCCCGTCGGTGGCGATCCGCTCGACGCGCTGCGCGCCACCATGGACCTGCTGGCCGGTGAGTCCCTCGCGGGCCTGCCACCCTTGTCCGGCGGCATGGTCGGATTTCTCGCCTACGACATCGTCCGGCGACTGGAGAAGCTTCCCGAACTCGCCACCGATGACCTCGGACTTCCGGATCTGTTGCTGCTGCTCGCGACCGATATGGCGGCGGTCGACCACCACGAGGGCACCATCACGCTCATCGCCAACGCCGTCAACTGGGACGACACCCCCGAGCGCGTCGCCGAGGCCTATGACGGCGCCGTCGCACGGCTCGATGTGATGACGGCGGCCCTGAGTCAACCGCTGCCTTCCACCGTCGCCCATTTCGACCGGCCGGCACCCACCTATCGCAGCCAGCGGACGGTGCAGGAGTACAGCGCCATCGTGGACAAGCTGGTCGGTGATATCGAAGCCGGCGAGGCCTTTCAGGTCGTGCCGAGCATGCGCTTCGAGATGGAGACCGATGTCGATCCGCTCGAGGTGTATCGAATCCTGCGCGTCACCAATCCCAGTCCTTATATGTACCTTCTGCACGCACCGGACTCGGCTGGCGGAACGGCTTTTTCTATCGTCGGATCCAGCCCGGAGGCGCTCGTCACCGTGAAGGACGGGGTGGCGACCACCCACCCGATCGCGGGCACACGCTGGCGCGGCGCCACCGACGAGGAAGACATCTTGCTCGCCAAGGATCTGCTGGCCGACGAAAAGGAGCTCTCCGAGCATCTGATGCTGGTGGATCTCGGCCGAAACGATCTCGGCCGGGTGTGCACCCCGGGCACCGTCAAGGTCAGCGATTACAGCCACATCGAGCGGTACAGCCACGTCATGCACCTGGTGTCGACGGTCTCCGGATCGCTCGCCGACGGCAAGACGGCACTGGATGCCATTACCGCGTGCTTCCCGGCGGGCACGCTGTCGGGGGCGCCGAAGGTGCGCGCCATGGAACTGATCGAAGAGGTCGAGCTCACTCGACGAGGTTTGTACGGCGGGGTGTTGGGGTATCTGGACTTCGCCGGCAATGCCGATTTCGCCATCGCGATCCGAACTGCCCTCTTCAAGGACGGCCGCGCTTACGTGCAGGCCGGCGGCGGTGTGGTCGCGGACTCGACAGGCGAATACGAGTACAACGAGGCGCGAAACAAGGCGACCGCGGTGCTCAATGCCATAGCCGCTGCCGAAACCCTCACTGGCGCCGCGGATGTCTGA
- a CDS encoding MarR family winged helix-turn-helix transcriptional regulator, whose amino-acid sequence MAVHESSITARDWALNRPELDTSAMEVIGALKRTTGMLARLLEPLFASSAIAEPEHDVLVVLRHRKGPVIARHVAEELGVSQAWVSRMLRKLEERGYVRREANANDRRAAIITMTDSGREVVDELFPERLRIEAEALAGLGDERASVVAALERLVATLKEHQG is encoded by the coding sequence ATGGCCGTCCACGAGAGCTCGATCACCGCACGCGACTGGGCGCTGAACAGGCCTGAGCTCGACACGTCGGCAATGGAGGTGATCGGTGCGCTCAAGCGCACGACGGGAATGCTGGCCCGTCTACTCGAACCTCTCTTCGCGTCCTCCGCTATCGCAGAACCGGAACACGATGTTCTGGTGGTGCTGCGCCACCGCAAGGGGCCGGTGATCGCGCGCCACGTGGCCGAGGAGCTCGGCGTATCGCAAGCCTGGGTGAGCAGAATGCTCCGCAAGCTGGAAGAGCGTGGCTACGTGCGCCGGGAGGCGAACGCCAATGACAGGCGCGCCGCAATCATCACGATGACGGACAGCGGGCGCGAGGTTGTAGACGAACTGTTTCCCGAGCGGCTACGCATCGAAGCCGAAGCTCTGGCCGGGCTGGGGGACGAGCGGGCCTCGGTCGTCGCGGCGCTGGAGCGGCTGGTGGCGACCCTCAAGGAACACCAGGGGTAA
- a CDS encoding MmpS family transport accessory protein, with the protein MSISRSRRVVNKIWLPVLAIVVVTTAGLAIKFAHGIFGSQDRTHSPGGNFAVVQFNPKNIVYEVFGDYGGWARVSYWDTNNRPVEIQPTSLPWTHTETTVLTTATGDITAQVAGQNVGCRITVDGLVRSEHTATGEHAGVWCQVLSA; encoded by the coding sequence ATGAGCATTTCCCGAAGCCGTCGTGTGGTCAACAAGATCTGGTTGCCCGTGTTGGCGATTGTCGTAGTCACCACAGCGGGGCTCGCCATCAAGTTCGCGCACGGGATTTTCGGCTCACAGGACCGAACGCACAGTCCCGGAGGCAATTTCGCGGTAGTCCAATTCAATCCCAAGAACATCGTCTACGAAGTGTTCGGCGACTACGGCGGTTGGGCACGAGTTAGCTACTGGGATACCAACAACAGACCCGTCGAGATCCAGCCCACCTCCCTGCCGTGGACGCATACTGAGACCACAGTGCTGACCACGGCGACCGGTGACATCACTGCGCAAGTCGCGGGTCAAAATGTGGGTTGCCGCATCACTGTTGACGGCTTGGTCCGCTCCGAGCACACCGCCACCGGTGAGCACGCGGGCGTCTGGTGCCAGGTGCTGTCGGCATGA
- a CDS encoding MMPL/RND family transporter: protein MSAHSAQKPRFARMIRKYSILVVLAWVAFTVVINVVVPQLEPVTDANQGPLVPLDAPSSKALIHIGESFQESDSNSLAMVILEGDHKLNDADHKFYDVLASKLENDKKHVQYVMNLWGQGTTAAGVQSSDGQAAYTLVRVAGDQGSTVSDESIRAVRELVGEVQPPNGVKVYVSGSAPLSTDMLQVGNQSMIRLMYVTIVIITVMLLIVYRSFTTAFLTLLIVMVELSCGRGVVAFLAYHKIIGISVFASNILVSLILGAGTDYAIFLIGRYQEARHAGEDRETAYYSAVKGVSHVILGSGLAIAGATFCLQFTRLNYFNTMGMPCAVATLVAVAASLTFGPAMLALGSRFGVFEPKVKAGHGIWRTVGTVTVRWPGRILVVSSVVVMIGSITLPSYKPNYNDRIYIADDVPANQGYAAADRHFPVSKLNSDMLMIESDHDMRNSTDMIALDKVAREVFHTPGVAMIQSVTRPLGTPLEHSSFTYTMGTMGTKINEILPFLTDLTDRFTQMADITDRMSGLMRQQQDLTGQQAGSAHISLKGAQELKDVTVNMRDTLANFDDQFRPLRNYFYWEPHCADIPMCWAMRSLFDMTDQVDSMTDAVDDSLKAAVIQDAVTPQLVEVIGKSAAELDNMRKVVLTEQSTMRPMLTQMSELGRQMMDLGYAFDSSKNDEFFYLPPDAFDNPYFQIDLKYFVSPDGKSARYMIYHDGEALSQEGIDHAQAYLPKAKEALKGTTLAGSRVYLGGAAATYWDIQDATKTDLLIAAIAAFALIFLVMLVITRSVVAALVIVGTVAFSYSGAFGLSVLVWQHFLGIPLSWLNLPITFIILVAVGSDYNLLLISRYLEESKAGLNTGLIRAVANSGKVVTTAGIVFATTMMAMLSSDLLSVGQLGSIIGLGLLLDTLIVRSFITPAIARLLGPLFWWPRLIPARPKPATYRGTTVQSS from the coding sequence ATGAGCGCACATTCCGCACAGAAACCGCGGTTCGCCAGGATGATTCGGAAGTACTCGATACTTGTGGTGCTCGCGTGGGTTGCGTTCACCGTGGTGATCAATGTGGTGGTGCCACAGCTCGAACCGGTGACCGACGCGAATCAAGGGCCGCTGGTCCCGCTCGACGCGCCGTCGTCCAAGGCGCTCATTCACATCGGTGAATCGTTCCAGGAGTCCGACAGCAACAGCCTGGCCATGGTCATCCTGGAGGGTGATCACAAACTGAACGATGCCGACCACAAGTTCTACGACGTGCTGGCAAGCAAGCTGGAAAACGACAAGAAGCACGTTCAATACGTGATGAATCTGTGGGGCCAGGGAACCACCGCGGCAGGCGTGCAGAGCTCCGACGGTCAGGCGGCCTACACGCTCGTGCGCGTCGCCGGCGATCAAGGCTCTACGGTCTCAGACGAGTCCATTCGCGCAGTGCGTGAACTGGTCGGCGAGGTCCAGCCCCCCAACGGGGTCAAGGTCTACGTTTCCGGCTCCGCCCCGCTGTCCACGGACATGCTGCAGGTGGGTAACCAGAGCATGATCCGGTTGATGTACGTGACCATCGTGATCATCACGGTGATGCTGCTCATCGTCTACCGGTCATTTACGACGGCATTTCTGACGCTGCTGATCGTGATGGTGGAATTGTCTTGCGGGCGAGGCGTCGTCGCATTTCTTGCCTACCACAAGATCATCGGCATTTCGGTGTTCGCATCGAACATCCTGGTGTCGCTGATTCTGGGCGCGGGCACCGACTACGCAATCTTCTTGATCGGCAGGTATCAAGAGGCGCGTCACGCTGGTGAGGACCGGGAAACAGCGTATTACTCAGCGGTTAAAGGTGTTTCGCACGTCATACTGGGGTCGGGCCTGGCCATCGCGGGCGCGACATTCTGCCTGCAGTTCACCCGCCTCAACTACTTCAACACCATGGGCATGCCTTGTGCGGTGGCCACGCTCGTCGCTGTCGCCGCCTCTCTCACCTTCGGGCCCGCCATGTTGGCCCTGGGCAGCCGCTTCGGGGTTTTTGAACCGAAAGTCAAGGCAGGCCATGGCATATGGCGCACGGTCGGCACTGTCACGGTGCGATGGCCGGGGCGCATTCTGGTGGTGAGCAGTGTGGTGGTGATGATCGGATCGATCACGCTTCCGTCATACAAGCCCAATTACAACGACCGGATCTACATCGCCGACGACGTCCCGGCGAATCAGGGATACGCGGCGGCGGATCGGCATTTCCCCGTGAGCAAGCTCAACAGCGACATGCTCATGATCGAATCCGACCACGACATGCGCAATTCGACGGACATGATCGCGCTGGACAAGGTGGCCCGCGAGGTGTTCCATACCCCCGGCGTCGCCATGATCCAAAGCGTCACCAGACCGTTGGGCACGCCGCTGGAGCACTCGTCGTTCACCTACACGATGGGAACGATGGGCACAAAGATCAACGAAATCCTGCCGTTCCTTACCGATCTCACCGACCGGTTCACCCAGATGGCCGATATCACCGACCGGATGTCCGGGCTGATGCGCCAGCAGCAGGACCTCACCGGGCAGCAGGCCGGATCCGCGCATATCTCGCTGAAGGGCGCGCAGGAATTGAAAGACGTCACCGTGAACATGCGGGACACCCTGGCCAACTTTGACGATCAGTTCCGGCCGCTGCGCAACTACTTCTATTGGGAACCGCACTGCGCCGATATCCCGATGTGCTGGGCCATGAGATCACTGTTCGACATGACCGACCAGGTCGATTCGATGACCGATGCGGTGGACGACAGCCTCAAGGCCGCGGTGATCCAGGATGCCGTCACCCCGCAGCTGGTCGAGGTCATCGGCAAGAGCGCCGCCGAACTGGACAACATGAGAAAGGTGGTGCTCACCGAGCAGAGCACCATGCGGCCGATGCTGACCCAGATGAGTGAACTGGGCCGCCAGATGATGGATCTCGGATACGCATTCGACAGCTCGAAGAACGATGAGTTCTTCTACCTGCCACCCGATGCCTTCGACAATCCGTACTTCCAGATCGACTTGAAGTACTTTGTGTCGCCGGACGGAAAATCCGCGCGTTACATGATCTATCACGATGGCGAGGCGCTGAGCCAGGAGGGCATTGATCATGCGCAGGCCTACCTGCCCAAGGCCAAGGAAGCGCTCAAGGGCACCACACTGGCCGGATCGCGCGTCTACCTGGGCGGTGCGGCAGCGACCTACTGGGACATCCAGGATGCCACCAAGACCGATCTCCTGATCGCGGCGATCGCGGCATTCGCCCTGATCTTCCTCGTGATGCTGGTGATCACCAGAAGTGTGGTGGCGGCACTCGTCATCGTCGGCACAGTGGCGTTCTCTTACTCTGGCGCCTTCGGCTTATCGGTGCTGGTCTGGCAACACTTCCTGGGCATACCGCTGAGCTGGTTGAACCTGCCCATCACGTTCATCATCCTGGTGGCCGTGGGGTCGGACTACAACCTTCTGCTGATCTCGCGCTATCTGGAGGAAAGCAAGGCCGGGCTCAACACCGGCCTGATCCGGGCGGTCGCCAACTCCGGCAAGGTGGTGACCACCGCGGGCATCGTGTTCGCGACGACCATGATGGCCATGCTCTCCAGCGACCTGCTCTCGGTCGGCCAGCTGGGCTCCATCATCGGGTTGGGCCTGCTGCTGGACACCCTGATTGTGCGCTCCTTCATCACCCCCGCGATCGCCCGCCTTCTGGGGCCGCTGTTCTGGTGGCCCCGGCTGATTCCCGCACGCCCGAAGCCTGCGACGTATCGGGGAACCACGGTGCAGTCCAGTTGA
- a CDS encoding HIT family protein yields MADDCLFCGIISGVVPSVRVSEDAETYAFMDINPGSDGHLLVVPKRHSTDLLEIPPDDLSAVALAAQRIAKAAVAELGADGVNLLNCCGAQAWQTEFHFHLHVIPRYTDKSRDGLRLPWTPGVRGDTRTIAALGNRLCAALDVKEM; encoded by the coding sequence ATGGCCGACGACTGCTTGTTTTGCGGGATCATCTCCGGTGTAGTGCCCAGCGTGCGGGTCTCCGAGGACGCCGAAACGTACGCGTTCATGGACATCAACCCCGGATCGGACGGACATCTGCTGGTGGTTCCGAAGCGGCACAGCACGGATCTGCTCGAGATACCGCCGGACGACCTCAGCGCCGTTGCTTTGGCGGCGCAGCGCATCGCCAAAGCGGCAGTCGCCGAGCTCGGCGCCGACGGGGTGAACCTGCTGAATTGCTGTGGGGCGCAGGCCTGGCAGACGGAGTTCCACTTCCATCTGCACGTGATCCCGCGGTACACCGACAAATCCAGGGACGGATTGCGGTTGCCGTGGACCCCGGGGGTGCGCGGCGATACGCGCACCATCGCGGCTCTGGGAAACAGGCTGTGCGCGGCACTCGACGTCAAAGAAATGTGA
- a CDS encoding nitroreductase, with protein MDVYDAVASRRSVREFLDRPVSPATLTRVLTAAARAPSGGNLQPWHVYVLSGARLAELKERIARRVIAGDRGDALEVAMYPQPLDSPYRERLYDFGHRRYGALGIDHDDQDARAAVRAGNWACFGASTALFCYLDRDMPPPQWGDAGMYLQTIMLLLRAEGLDSCPQIAWAEYHRTVAEVIAPPPQRVLYCGMSIGYRNPETKAPEMPRAALSETVTFL; from the coding sequence GTGGACGTATATGACGCGGTGGCTTCCCGGCGTTCGGTCCGGGAGTTTCTTGATCGCCCGGTGAGTCCTGCCACGCTCACGAGGGTTCTGACGGCGGCCGCGCGGGCCCCATCCGGAGGGAATCTGCAGCCATGGCATGTGTATGTGCTGAGCGGCGCGCGTCTCGCGGAGCTCAAGGAGCGGATCGCCCGGCGCGTGATCGCCGGGGATCGCGGCGATGCGCTGGAGGTAGCGATGTACCCGCAACCGCTGGACAGCCCCTACCGGGAACGCCTGTACGACTTCGGACACCGGCGCTACGGCGCCCTTGGCATCGATCATGACGACCAGGACGCCCGGGCTGCTGTGCGAGCGGGCAACTGGGCTTGCTTCGGCGCCTCGACGGCGCTGTTCTGCTATCTCGACCGCGATATGCCGCCGCCTCAGTGGGGTGATGCTGGCATGTATCTACAAACCATCATGCTGTTGCTGCGTGCGGAGGGGCTGGACAGCTGCCCGCAAATCGCGTGGGCGGAGTATCACCGCACGGTCGCAGAAGTCATTGCGCCACCACCGCAGCGGGTCCTGTACTGCGGCATGTCGATTGGTTACAGGAATCCAGAAACGAAGGCCCCAGAGATGCCGCGGGCAGCGCTGTCGGAGACCGTCACATTTCTTTGA
- a CDS encoding peroxiredoxin, with protein MKPGDRVADFELPDQTGTSRSLSALLADGPVVLFFYPAANTPGCTAEACHFRDLASEFKEVGASRVGISVDSVEKQADFADKRKFDYPLLSDTGGKISSAFGVKRGLLGKLAPVKRTTFIIDTDKTILEVFASELNMNAHADKALEFLRARK; from the coding sequence ATGAAACCTGGTGATCGCGTCGCGGACTTCGAGCTTCCGGATCAGACCGGAACTTCCCGCAGCCTGTCCGCCCTGCTGGCCGACGGACCTGTCGTGCTGTTCTTCTATCCGGCCGCCAATACTCCCGGCTGCACCGCCGAGGCCTGCCATTTCCGTGATTTGGCAAGCGAATTCAAGGAAGTTGGGGCTTCCCGGGTGGGTATCAGTGTCGATTCCGTGGAGAAGCAGGCCGATTTCGCCGACAAGCGCAAGTTCGATTACCCGCTGCTCTCGGACACCGGCGGCAAGATCTCCTCAGCCTTCGGCGTCAAGCGCGGGCTGCTGGGCAAGCTCGCGCCGGTCAAACGGACCACGTTCATCATCGACACGGACAAGACGATTCTGGAAGTCTTTGCCAGCGAGCTCAATATGAACGCACACGCGGACAAGGCTCTGGAGTTCCTGCGCGCCCGCAAGTAG
- the hisI gene encoding phosphoribosyl-AMP cyclohydrolase: MSELAPDIAARLKRDGAGLVTAVVQEHGTGTVLMVAWMNDEALALTLSTRKGTYFSRSRQRLWVKGETSGHTQYVRSVRLDCDGDTLVLEVDQSGPACHTGAHSCFDAGELLGEAP, from the coding sequence ATGAGCGAACTGGCCCCAGATATCGCCGCCCGTCTGAAGCGCGATGGCGCTGGTCTGGTGACCGCGGTGGTGCAGGAACACGGCACGGGCACCGTCCTCATGGTGGCCTGGATGAATGATGAGGCCCTGGCGCTGACGCTGTCCACGCGGAAGGGCACCTATTTCTCGCGGTCCCGCCAGCGCCTGTGGGTCAAGGGTGAGACGTCGGGGCACACTCAGTACGTGCGTTCGGTGCGGCTGGATTGCGATGGCGACACGCTGGTCCTGGAAGTGGATCAGTCCGGACCCGCGTGCCACACCGGCGCGCACAGTTGCTTTGACGCCGGCGAACTCTTGGGCGAGGCGCCCTAA
- the hisF gene encoding imidazole glycerol phosphate synthase subunit HisF gives MSVATRVIACLDVDDGRVVKGVNFENLRDAGDPVELAAAYDAEGVDELTFLDVTASSSGRATMLDVVRRTAEQVFIPLTVGGGVRSVDDVNVLLRAGADKVGVNTAAIARPELLAELAQRFGSQCIVLSVDARRVRDGDVPTSSGWEVTTHGGRRGTGIDAIEWTSRGAELGVGEILLNSMDADGTKAGFDLEMIAAARAAVDVPVIASGGAGAIGDFAPAVQAGADAVLAASVFHFRELTIGEVKAAMAAEGITVR, from the coding sequence ATGAGTGTCGCTACCCGTGTCATCGCCTGTCTGGACGTCGACGACGGCCGGGTGGTCAAGGGCGTGAATTTCGAAAACCTCCGGGATGCGGGCGACCCGGTCGAGTTGGCGGCCGCGTACGACGCCGAGGGCGTGGACGAGCTGACCTTCCTGGACGTCACCGCGTCGTCGTCCGGGCGCGCCACAATGTTGGACGTGGTCCGGCGTACCGCCGAGCAGGTGTTCATACCGCTGACGGTGGGTGGCGGCGTGCGATCGGTCGATGACGTCAATGTGTTGTTGCGGGCCGGTGCGGACAAAGTAGGTGTGAACACCGCGGCCATCGCACGCCCGGAACTGCTGGCCGAGTTGGCGCAGCGGTTCGGATCGCAGTGCATCGTGCTGAGTGTCGACGCCCGACGCGTCCGTGATGGCGATGTGCCCACCTCGTCCGGTTGGGAGGTGACCACTCATGGCGGACGCCGGGGCACCGGTATCGACGCGATCGAATGGACAAGTCGTGGAGCAGAATTAGGGGTAGGCGAGATCCTGCTCAATTCCATGGACGCCGACGGCACCAAGGCGGGATTCGACCTGGAGATGATCGCTGCGGCGCGCGCCGCGGTCGACGTCCCGGTGATCGCCAGCGGTGGAGCGGGTGCCATCGGCGACTTCGCGCCCGCGGTGCAGGCCGGTGCCGATGCGGTGTTGGCAGCAAGTGTCTTTCACTTCCGCGAGCTGACCATCGGCGAGGTGAAGGCCGCGATGGCAGCAGAAGGGATCACGGTGCGATGA
- a CDS encoding inositol monophosphatase family protein translates to MTTTAELETLVREAAVILDTAAERFVAGHGADGVVFKGGKDFATEEDLAIERMVVQALTERTGIGVHGEEFGGPAVDSGLVWVVDPIDGTVNYAAGSPMAAILLGLMRDGEPVAGLTWLPFMGEKYTAVTGGPLFRNGVAMPPLPPADLSDVAVGLGTFNVDWKGRVPGRYRLAVLEKLSRITSRLRMHGSTGIDLAFTAGGILGGAVSFGAHVWDHAAGIALVQAAGGHATDLSGASWTPDSPSVLVAAPGVHEQILEVLAEVGDPEDYR, encoded by the coding sequence GTGACTACCACCGCTGAACTGGAAACGCTGGTACGCGAGGCGGCCGTGATTCTGGATACGGCGGCCGAGCGTTTCGTGGCCGGACACGGGGCCGATGGCGTGGTTTTCAAGGGGGGGAAGGACTTTGCCACCGAAGAGGACCTCGCCATCGAGCGCATGGTGGTGCAGGCGCTTACCGAGCGCACCGGCATCGGAGTGCACGGTGAGGAATTCGGCGGCCCGGCAGTAGATTCCGGCCTCGTCTGGGTGGTCGACCCGATCGATGGCACCGTCAACTACGCCGCGGGTTCGCCGATGGCCGCGATCCTGCTGGGGTTGATGCGCGACGGGGAGCCGGTGGCCGGCCTGACCTGGTTGCCGTTCATGGGGGAGAAGTACACCGCTGTCACGGGTGGCCCTTTGTTCCGCAACGGTGTCGCTATGCCGCCACTGCCACCGGCCGATCTCTCGGACGTGGCGGTAGGCCTGGGCACTTTCAACGTTGATTGGAAGGGCAGGGTCCCCGGCCGTTACCGCCTCGCTGTGCTGGAGAAGCTGAGCCGGATCACCTCGCGCCTACGGATGCATGGCAGCACCGGTATCGATCTGGCGTTCACCGCAGGCGGGATACTCGGTGGGGCCGTGAGCTTCGGCGCGCATGTGTGGGATCACGCCGCCGGGATCGCCTTGGTGCAGGCCGCCGGGGGTCATGCGACCGATCTGAGCGGGGCCTCCTGGACGCCGGACTCTCCCTCTGTGCTGGTCGCTGCGCCCGGCGTGCATGAGCAGATTCTCGAAGTGCTTGCTGAAGTCGGAGATCCGGAGGACTACCGATGA